ATGAAGCAGCATGTGCCAAGAGAAGGGGCCGTTTTCAAATGCAAGCACTGCCCATACTATGCCAATGTGAAGAAGACTTTGTCACGTCACATGAAACTACATACTGCAGAGCAGAAGCCAACCACAGAAACTCTTCCTCGTTCACCTGTGAAGGCGGATATGAAGAAACATGCATGCGAGCATTGCCCATACACGTCCGATAACAAAACTCAGTACCTGTACCACAAGCAGTTTCATCGGCCCAACAAGAATGCTCCCCACAAATGCACTCATTGCAATTACTGGTCAACCCACAGCCACCTTATGACACAGCACCAAAAGATACACAAATCTGCAGATGGAACAATATTGGATGGAGCATCATACAGTGGTGGCATCCAAGCAATGACAACAATGGTGAATGGCACTGCACGCCGCATGTTCAAGTGTCGCTTCTGTCCTCTGACTAACAAACGTAGGGCTAATGTGAAGATTCATGAACGTATGCACACTGCATCTAAAGGAGCGAAATTTCAGTGTGTTCTTTGCAGCTACCGATGCAACAACACTGGAGTTCTTGCCAGCCATATGAAGCTACACAAAGCGGACAACCCATCCTTGGACTTGAACAGAATGAAGACATTCTGTGAAAACCTTAATGCACTGCCTCCCAGGCCAGCTGTTGCCAAAAAGTCTGCTCCAGAGGCAGCAGCTACAGCAGTGCAAAGGTCAGAGCTCACGGCATTTAAGGACAGGTTGAAGATGCCACCACGCAAAAAGATATTTAGCTACTTTTGTGACAAGTGTCCTGCCATGTTCAAGAGCCACACTGACTTGGACACACACAGGACTTACCATAACTCTGCTCATCTCTATCCATGCCACTTATGTGATTACAGAGCCAGACACAAGCCTCATCTGCACAAGCACCTTCTTGTCCACACACCAGAATATGCTGAACGCCAGAATGGCTTTACGTTGGCTGAGATTCGTAACCAAGATCGCAGTCAGCATATCCAGCCTGAGGCCTCAGCTGCTCCGGCTCCAGTTGCTGCTGATCAAATGTTACTTCTGGAGAAGGCTGAGACGCGTGCCTTTGTGGATGCTGGCTCTCAAGGCTTAGGAGTCCAACTGCACCGATGCACTCGCTGCCCTGCAGCCTTTCAGAAGGCTACTACACTCGAGTACCACATTAGTCTGCATGGTAGCCCAGGTGTGTATGCCTGCCACTTCTGCAACTATGCTGCCAACAGTGCAGCCAATgtgagcgcacacacacaccttcACTACAGAGGTGCACTGAAGCAGAAACAGCCTCCCAAAATGTTCCGATGTGACAAGTGCCCTGCATCATTTTCAAAGTACAATCGCTTTGAAAGTCACCTTACCCTCCATGGACGCAATGAACGATTTCGTTGTTCACACTGTGACTATTCAGTCAAGTTTGCAGCAAACCTTGTTAAGCATCGCAAGCTTCATGAAGTTCTTGTGCCCGAGTCCGAGAATACAAGAGCAAAGTCTCCCACACCACCTGTGGTTACAAGCACACCTCAGCCATCAGAAAAAGGGGTGGAGCCCAGTCCTGCTGCTGCATCTCCATCAGACAGTGCAGCAACTGCTCCTGCACCAGTAGCTGTTGAGGAGAAACGTGTTTACATCTGCAGCCGATGCCCGTATGCATTCCACCGACATGAGACTGTTGTGAATCACCTTCAGCGCCACGGCACTTCAGAGGGGTTGTGCTGTACCTTCTGTGATTACCGTTCCGTGCATATGTCGACTCTACGAGACCATGCAAGGTGTCATTTTCAGCCAATGCGCCACTACAAGCCACAGGCATACATGAAATGTGATTCGTTGGAGATTTGGAGTACGGCCAGTGATGGCACCAGGACATTGCTGTTTCGAGATGATGGAGATGATAATTATTGCCCGAAACTTGATGACTGTGATGATGCTGGTGAAGATGATGCAACACCATCGAGCCCCACTTCGTCAACACCAACATCCTCTACCTCAAGTTCGTCTTCAACAGTGTCCAGCTCTCCTGAACTACGCTTGAACAATAAAGACCTTGAGCCTCCACTCATGGTACCTGTCAAGCAAGAGCTAGATGATGTAGTTTTGGCAAGCAAGGAAACGCTTGAGGACTTAGTGAGCAGTGTTGTTGTGCTCAATGATTCAAAAGAAGAAATGCCTCCAGGTTGTAAGACGCAAGTAGTCAACATTGTTGTCTTGGATGGCACAAAACAACTgaatgaaatggaagaagctgaaGTTGcacaaaaagaacacaagagtGAAAGTGAAACTGAATGCAAGGAAGATGGAGAAAGTGCGCAAGATCTCTTTAACCGCATTTGCAATCCTGATGCCATGGAgtatgaagacgtggaagatGAGAAGGATGTGTACTGTGAAGCAATGGATGAGGATCCGGATGTTGCTGATGAGGTGGAATGTGAAACTATTGAGGAGGATTGTGCTGACCGCGGAGCGCTTGTTGCAGAGACAGACCCATTGCTGAAGGCTTCTGTTAAGCATTGCGAGCACAATGAATTTTTGGATATAAGTGAAGCAGATGAAAGTGAAGCGGCTGCAGAATGTAAGGACACATTACTGCATAGTATAGAGCAGAACAGTCACCTTGCAACAATAGATGTCCTAGATGATTCAGAAACCTCAGCTGCTGTTACTGATGAATGCCTGAAACAGGTGTTAAAAATGGGCATATCCTCCGATAGGAACATTTCCTATGACATAAAGAAACTTGAAAGTAGCAGAACTGGTTGTTCCTCTAATATTGGTAGTTTGCAAGACGGTACGGCAGTAGAAGCTGTTAGTGGTCATCCATGCATTAGTCCAGAGGAATCTGCCCTGTCCAATTCGCCCATTAATCTAGAGCTGGACGAGTGTGGTTTTGAAGGTGCTAGGTACGATTTGCAGCCAGAGGGGCACAGCCCATGTGAAACGCAAagtgaatgtgatgatttccCAGGACCCAGTGCTGTGCAAGACTCTGAGCAAAGTTATATGCCATTGAGCCACTGTCAAGAGGTCAGCTTAAATGCTCATAAAGATAATTTCTGTGTGGCTGGAGAAGACAGCAGTACAGAAGATAGGGAACCAGTTCAGTTATTATCTAATCTGCCAAGCTTGGATGCCACAAATAAAGAACATAGCTGTCAGGAAGTAAGGGAAGGATCGGAAGGCGATGAGATAGAGCTTAGTGTAGGGTGTGGTTGCCAGGAAGGACCAGAAGCTGATGAGATTGATAAACTTCGGTTGGATGCTGATGCAGCTGCTTGCCTAGTGCCAGATGACGTAGTGGAAATTGAAATTGGTTCATCACTGCCTACCATTAAAACATATTCTGGTGATGACACTGTGCTTGTACCACAGGATGTATTTGAAATGCAGTCACCTACTGTGCTTCAGCACAGCATCATAGTTCCGGAGCCCGACCAAGGTGACGGGCTAACTGATGTAGCAGTGCAGGGTGCTACTGTTGACTTGAAACTTTCTCCTGAGCACAGTGACAAAGGTGCTTCAGATATTGACAGTGTTTCAGGCATGCTTGATGTGGCAGTGTGATGTTGCTGTGTAAGTGGTACTACTGAAAACATTTCATGTTGCAGtaatttgctgtgcattttaagtGAAAGTCCAGTTATTGTTTCCTCTACTAAGTTACTTTATTCCTTGTTATTGTTTCTATCCCCCCCCCAATGTACAGACGATTTATTGTTTTAGTTGCCGTCTTATGTGCACCAGTCCCCTTTACATTTCTTAGTGTAGTTAATGGGATCACTTCTGGCTGCATAGTGTTGTGGAATCAATGTCAGCTGTGCCGGCATTTGGTCATCGCAATCACAGATTTTTATTGCCCATTTAATGGAAACACCTAAGgcctttttatatatatatatatatatatacatatacatataaatatatatgaaGAAAACCTACTGCATTTTTTAGCAGTCGTGCTGTCTGTCTTGGCGTATTAATAGTGTGCAATGTCAGTTGCATTCTTGTATTTATCAACCATTATTGTACCCTTTTATACACATTTATATGCTTTGTTGCTTTTGCATAATTGTGCACTGCATAGTGATTACTTTGATAACTGTTGTGTTTTGCATGGTTTACTTTGGCTAACCAGTATGTGTTGCACGTATCACTTTTAAAGAAGTTGCAGTGTATGGTTATTTATCTCTGTAATTAAGCTCCTCAGATTGTGCTGTGCGGTAAAAATGAAGCAGTAGTAGCGAGAGAGTTCACTGTATGACTGTGGTTTCAGTCCCTTGAGcttgcaagcttttttttttccctagtcAAGTTCATATCTGATATGTAGTAACTGGACTATTGCATAAAACTTGTGGTTGTGGGTATGTCAAAGTGCACGTATTGGTGCGCAGTGTACAATAGAATGTGTGGTTTTTACCCAAAGTGTCCAACATTTTCTTGTCctctcccacttttttttttgtatttatcacTACTGTTGTGCTGAACTGTTGGCTGTGGTAGCCGCTCGTCTTTGAGTTGTTACAGGTTCACGCATCATTCATGCACTGTGTGTATAGCCATGTCAAGACAGCAAATTGAAATGTATACATGTGTGTGTTGGCATGTCTTGGGGTGGGGGAAACACATGGACCACTTATTTTTTGCAGCTACAGGTTCCTTACAGCATGTGATCTGCATCAaatttgtgtgaaaaaaaaaatactgaaaagagcagcataaTTGCTTACAAAATTATTGTCACAAGCTCAGGTTGATTGTAATATTGAATTGCTGCCGAACCTGTGGATTAAGTGAATATTGAAGGTGTTATGCCACTTTCGAAGGGCTCAATATTTCATAAAAGCTAGTTCAACCAAATCTTGCGTAAAGACCAAAAAACCTTTAGAGAGAAGACTTTAATTGTGCTTGGCCATCGACAATAAAGACATCCAActtcttgctttatttttctgTGCATAAGACTGTTGCTTGGTTTTTCAGTGGCCTGTAGAGGTAGCTCGCTGGTGCAACCACTTGACGGCCACTGGCATTGCCATTGCACCTACTTGCAGTGGCAAATAGACAGTATGAAAGTGATGCGTGTCTGCCATTACATTCTGCGCTTTTGCTAGTGAAAGGCACTGCATTGTGACATTCAAGAGAaggtagaatttttttttaattgtgttcTTTGTGCTGCATCATTAAAGGCTCAAACATATTCAATCTGGACATGCCAGCATGAATGTGGTGCCTTTCAAGGAATATATTCGCAAAGAAAATTTGGTAGAAACACACATGAATATATAATGGATGCAAAAAGAGTGGGGTTTGGAAAGCTGCAAGAGAGAGCAAGCACTCTACCATGCGAGATTGCAGATACTCTGCTGCATGCAGCAGAATATAAGGCTcgcatgttcacagcagcattgtCTGCAGATCGAGCATGCTTTCTTGCTGTGTTCAAGGAGTGTTTCAGTGCCTTTTTAAGCATGCAGCTTCCATACAATCTTAACTGCAGGATGCACAAGGATTTGTTCACTATATATAAAACAGTTCCATGCACTTTGAAGCCTTGAATAATGAACTTTTGTTAATGATTCTTATATACGTGGGTTCATTGTGAGGGAAAGGACAGACAAAAAAGCTGCTCATTGGTGCTCGAGTCTAACAGGGTTCTTGTTGATTGTAGTACGACAGCTCAAAGTAAGTAGGTTTAATAACCTGCTGTTTTGTACACATTTATTGCAGTTCTAGATTCTAGAGGGCTAATAATGTGAGTAGACTGAACTATATTGATATTAATTTTGTCATTAGTTAAGAAAAATAGAAACTGGCATTTTGCATTCAGTGTGAAACTTGTAATCTAAAATTTTGCAAAGTTTACATAGAATTCCCAAGGCAATATGTCCTGCTTATTTGCCATACTGTTATATGTGCCACTGCAAAAGTTTCCCTTGAGAGGAGATCGTTCTAAGCATGATGTTAGAACCAGAAAGAGTTTCATCTTTTTCTCAAGCATTTTTGTACACTGTCAATActaatgaaagaaacaaaagttgGAGCATTGTGGTGCTATTGTGGGGGTGAAAATCTGCAATGTCCGTTTTTGTGCAAGCAGTAAATTTACTTATATTGGGGGTTTATTATAAACATGTTGAACTGTAATGTGCACTCGCTGCATTTGCATGTGCGCAACAACTAGACCGAAGTAACTTGGAAAAGGTACAGCCTTTGGAAAAGGAAATGAAGCTACTTGGGGCACGAGTTATGGCATCCTAGCTAGATCATGTGGTGCCCATGGATTTGCTGGTGGCAAGAATGACAATTCATCCTTGTCTTCATCCTTGTTCATGGAAGTTCATGGAAGGCAAGGACGAGAGTTCGGCTTGCTTGCCAGACGTCTTGAACATTGGGGATGCAATGCAGACCTCCCGGAGTTGCCCGCCTTCATGTGCACAGTGGCTTCGTTTCTCATGATAGATTCTGCGTATTAACATATGAACTACGGGTTCAGATGTACTGTCGCCACTTAGAGTGAAGATTAAATATATCACTGTAAAAGTGTAGCTTTGATCAATGCCTTGCATCTGGCACCATATAATAGCTTGTACATGCTTGCATTTCTAAGTGTAAGCCAGAACTTGGACAGTGATATAATTCTGCCATTAGtaaagttcagaaaaaaaaatttcagtaaAGTAGTTTTCACATGATTTAGGCTGGTGGCAAGGTGCCACAGCTCTGCATGTGCCCCATAGTATTAACACTTATAGGTAGTGACATCTAATATTTGTTGCCCTTCTGCAAAGTGGAAGCAACAAGGCATTCTTTTAAGAGAAAACACCTGAATACTAGAGTAGGAGCAACTCATGTTGGTTCAAGTATACTAATGAATCATGAAGTTTttacagtagtagtagtagtattgtaATAAAAAAGCAGAAAAGGAGGCAGGAAATGAAGGGCCATGGGCATCAACTGTATCACTCCTCAGTGGACCCTGAACTGTCCCGCAGCCATGAGAAAAATGTAGGTGAAGAGAAAAGGTAGGAGAGAGGAAAGTTGCACTATAACAGATGTAGAGAAAAGTGAAAAGGGAGAAAATACACTATAAAAAATATGTGGATCCcaggcactgtgggaatcgacataagcaaagctttctgtgctgtttgcgtcgATCAAGGACAaatagcggtgatgttgacagtAAATGTTTAATTTCTTAACCGTTTAGTCTAATGCGAAattggcgagttgatgttaaatgttaccttgcgtgcatcacagctgtttgtctgcatagtacacagaacatgCAGCAAGATGCGTTTGCTTGAGTCGTCGTCGTGCACCATTGTTCATAACCTCGAGAAGGTTAGTACTttcattgcctcacacggcacatcgcatcgtggctggcagaagtgttaaactttaattgaattatggggacATATGTGCCAACACCGCAATCAAACTATGAGGCACGGCATAGTGGCAGATTATGGATGAATTTCGACATGCTggtgttctttagcgtgcacctaaatttaagtgcatgAGCATATTTGTATTTCTttcccatcaaaatgtggctgctgtGGTCGGGATCGAGCCTATGACTTCGAGCAATGTCATAGCTgcaaagctaccacggcgggcacagaagtgctgatttgacgtgcgaccgcttccgtagtgtttCTAAACCTTACGGTGCTTTAATGTGGCTTTGCGTCTGCATGCCTTGCGTCAGTTGTCTACTTAACACATTCGcacggcgtttctttttttccccagaaATAGCAGAAAGTACAGTACCTTCAGTTTGCCCATAACCAATgccgtgtctatagtagtagcgtttcctccCTTCGGGAGAGGCCACGGCACCTTCTTCCTCACCCtcattcgcccccccccccccccctcaccattATGGGAATTGCGAGCTAAGAGTGGAAAGGCTGTTATTCACTAGCTTCGCAACTGCATTGGTTGTATCCGTTCTGTGCCTCCACTCCCTTCCTGCTCTATACCTCTCTGTCTACCTTCCCTCTGGACTTaccttagtagaaaggtaagcgctgcattttctgcaatgcttttgtggggggtcacagataattacagctgtcaaaaggctaatgtggcAACGCCCAGAGAGCTCCAGAGAGTATTGTGTACATGTGACctgatggaaaggtccaaacgagctTGCATCGCCTTTCTTCTCTGCCATGgtccttccatgtatatacacgctctgaaccacctctGGACGCGGAATGCaagacagccacagcagcagcaccagcagtggaaaagtcgaagaaggaggcaaagaaagctttgctttagaaAATACATTGGAATACAAGAAATACATGAATTGTACGAGACAGTTCAGACAGCCTTTACACCTCATTATTTCTGACAGCCAGTAGGTTTCTTGATTTTTCTTTCCTGTCGGGGAGACTTGTCAGCTCAGGACTGCTGTTCATCCACTGCATTATCCATGTAGCTTTATTTTGACATCTTTGCAAGAAAAGATAGGCTAGACACAGTACTGTGGTTGATGCATTCATGGAGCCTTCGAACAACTTTTGATTATGTGAAAGTGAATGTTCCAAGCAAAGTAAGTGGTCATATATCTATATTCCAGATATTCCTTATGTAGTGCAGAGTGCTCATGAGGTTCTATAACTTGTTAACGCTTTCTGGTCCAATGATTCCTGTAGGAATCGTAATGCTTCACACAGACTACCTGACAGTGAAAAGAAATGAAGCCATAACTAATCTGCGAATTCACAGTGCCAGCTATCGAGCTAACTAATGATCTGCAAAACTTGGACTGCATAAATTGTCTCTCTCGAATGTAAAAAAAGTCCACACCTTGCTGCACTGTGATTAGGCCCCTGTGCTGCACCTCTGGAGCCCACCGCCTAATCTTCGCTACGCAACTTTTGGGGCATGCAGACAGCCTTCAAATAATTTGTGAACATATTTTGCACTCTTATGACTGAAAATTTAGGCATTTGAGATGTAGAAAGCTGCTCACAATAGGAGTTCATAGTAGAAGGcttcaatgtgtgtgtgtgtgtgtgtgtgggtgtgtgtgtgtgcgcgtgcgcgtgtgtgaacaaacaagaaagaaaaaaaaatcgaggggcccgatttttattagtcattcatatcataagaagccaacaaacaatgactccaaggacagcatagggcaAATTATCCATAGTTCTcaatttaattaaagaaatgataaataaatggaaatgaaagtggatgaaaaagctgGCTGCAGGCGGGATATGAATGCATGTCTTCACATTATGCATGGAAACGTGCACATGTGCTGCTGCTCTAAATATATATTCAGGCAAGTGGAACATGCATAGTGAAACATACCTAGTGACACAAGTTTgcatcaaagatgttcattgaagagcggcacatactcggtggcacatacccagcgacCCAAGCTGGTCCGACGGTTGTATTCGAACTCGGTTCCCTtggcacagcagcccgatgctctgcacattagaccatggactacccaagttacccagtgacccaagttggcatgaaataGTATAGATATATGTGGACAGACAGACATGCAAACATACTGCAAATTGGGTGAAGTTCCCAAATAATGCcgattgcataaaaaaaaaatagcgcttACTATTGGTCATGATGTGCGACAAACTGAAACAAGATAGATGTGCTCCAACGTGTGAAGGATGTACACAGTTTTCAACATTCGGTGATAAATATGGTGCTCAGTGGTAAGAGAGAcggagaaaacaagaaaaggcatagaggttaaccagatgggtgTTCAGCTAGCTATCCGGCATGGCTAAAGGGGATTGAAAGGAAGAAGGCAAATGCAAAAACAAAGAGCATTCACGTGCACAGTAGCAGACATAGGGTGTTGCCTAAGGTTTTCTCAGGTCCATTGTGCATCTTGTCAGGTCTGTTGATACTTTGCACAACACTATACTGATATAGCTCAGGTTTTGTGTATTGCGCTCTTGGAACCTGCTTTGCCTTGATAACAGGGAGCATACTCCTTCTCAGTAGTTCCGTGCAGCACTGTGTAAGCTGCGGGCATCTCGAACAATCAGGAGGGTAAACACAACTAAAGCTATCTGTCCAGGCTTTGTTGTCATTACATGCTGTTGTCCCTTGCTTGGTTGCTCGCACAAGCATCTGCATTTGCAGGTTTTGCTGCCTTGATTTAGCTGCATGTTCGGACTAAGCTTTATCTTGGAGCAGATCACGTGCTTCATTCATCATTATGGTTTAATGGTATTTTCTCTGGCCACTGTGGCATCCATACTGACAAGGCATTCTGAATTTGTACACCAGTAGCCAAAAAAGCCCTTGACTGTATAGCCAGTTGCTTAACATACTGTAACTTCATATCTTGACTTTTAAGCCTGAATAACACCAATGCTACATGCCCTGATTCctgcaaaaaaatgcaatgacgcATTGCAGTAGTTGATTTTATTCACATGTTATTGTATTGTGATATTGCTCTACAACCTATAATGAAGGTTGGTTTGTTCTGTTATATCagtgagatgttttttttttatttctttcaccTACATCAAGCTCAGAAAATGCAGATGATTAAAACCACTGTTCCAGACCTTGGAAGCATGGGATAAATACAAGTATGTCTCCAACGTATAGGCATATATATATAACTGCAACACTTTTGTACATTATGGGGAAAATATGTGGCTAATACTATGCACAATGCAAATCATGAAACAAATGtaattaaatattttttttgcaggCAAGGATAGATTTAAAGGGGCCccaaaacactttttgaacatagtaagaaagCATTGCCAATCTGTTGTACAGactgctgtgaacatgtgagtcaaatattactgcactgcatgtAGCAGGGAAATTATAATCCTGTGTCAAAAACAGCTAAAAATTTCTTGCTGTTGCTTTCGCACTGCCAACATGCAGTGACATTGAAAGCAGCTGGCCCACCaatgctattggctgatttcgtgattgcgagagcattctcagtaatacataattACTAATTTTGAGTTaagtgaaaaaatatatatatatgtctgcaatctcaaaaaAGACAGGAAAATAATTTAATCTTAGAAGtgcgcgtggcctccaagatgtcAGTGGCATGCTCTGTAGCGTAGTCTACTGCGACCGTCGCAGGGTGCCATTCTCTGCTGCGACACTAAACTTTTGGCATGTGCTTCGCACTCTTGGCTTCTGTGCTGTGTACCTTCCAGTGCACTAGCGgagacgaaaagagagagaaagccggATATCGGTGCGATAACTCCACTTAAAGTTGAAGGATATGAAAACATTTTGCGGTATGAGATTCCTGGGACGACATACTTTAATAGTGAAGCCATTCTTTAATTAATTGGATAAGTTTTTCAGGGTCCCTTCAAAGGGGGACAGGAGGGCAACTGACCCTCCCACTCACATACCCTGAACTTTGACAGAAAAAGTTCATGATCTGCAAATGACAACAAGGCATTTTTCTCCCTCAAATATTTGTGGTGCCTTTTTGAACATGAACTGTTCTCTTCAGTCACTTATAGTTTGGATTTTGCCC
This Dermacentor albipictus isolate Rhodes 1998 colony chromosome 1, USDA_Dalb.pri_finalv2, whole genome shotgun sequence DNA region includes the following protein-coding sequences:
- the LOC139052800 gene encoding zinc finger protein 142-like, encoding MKPGFLAMPNYRCESCAFVGKNRKHLANHVALNHSTRVYRCSLCAFVTRYQANFYRHRRSIHKLNSANVCEMCGQLCDNQDELVAHTSNEHPQFLDVLLRKLEAKRIRYAKYAARVNLGDGENAHAAVEQVPEKNFSPEVVTGDVDEARSENGVSEEQGEGVGQSRKRPRESSPPASSKKGRTGRRTYTCAECDLVTKWPREFLSHRRDVHGDRISIHDCPFCEYASKQPQKLQRHCNIVHKEEMTSERRYVKTVSPAAVQAPSTEARVHIQEKLFKCSSCNFHARSKVHVEEHEKTVHLKRRFYRCQQCGYVCHEKGRYTRHLRFHSLPKIKCQFCNFQTCYKWNMDRHLKYHTSDGEFRCNKCGFMTMSRKSLTAHCLHHHNELLKDTSASEGENTEHENIDDDDDRLMIDEDAGEDSALPPPLRMTLKRSGETAVVETSDGAMRKCRYCPQQVLWPSELKRHEATHFKMNKKHGCPLCHIRFDQLDHLEQHVMLDHQEEPSEKNSTDTNSGTTSAPIIIELGKTDDSSARASYSGSTQALDISIKSKQPMHTCQRCGYTTRWISELRKHELVHGNLKPFKCTYCSYTSRWKGDMTRHVFRMHKENTGAADGSPSGDVEQAKSSHVLRFLLSQPKNADHDYDSKGAEASGSKDSGAMTGKFVGKPLEGQCSYQAASGVPRIVQKYKCPQCSFLTRTASRFHVHMIQHLNKRPFMCSACNYRSNWQWDVNKHIKSKSANDFKHKKAELVVMDETGFKNYAKYKVHLVDVEESSKGDKVLQTPSPKPRSEEVQLIRPDETENIVVTPDILYGDQDYQDDLVSPLPETSGHQQLLCCGHCSFSHTDRKVVIAHLGTHTSVKPYRCRLCSFVSKWYHIVLMHVRHRHSTGPKDIESKVSFVEEGITFRLKEEDEPAAPPAPQSSEQKNIKCTMCPYRCSKLCHMEFHMKQHVPREGAVFKCKHCPYYANVKKTLSRHMKLHTAEQKPTTETLPRSPVKADMKKHACEHCPYTSDNKTQYLYHKQFHRPNKNAPHKCTHCNYWSTHSHLMTQHQKIHKSADGTILDGASYSGGIQAMTTMVNGTARRMFKCRFCPLTNKRRANVKIHERMHTASKGAKFQCVLCSYRCNNTGVLASHMKLHKADNPSLDLNRMKTFCENLNALPPRPAVAKKSAPEAAATAVQRSELTAFKDRLKMPPRKKIFSYFCDKCPAMFKSHTDLDTHRTYHNSAHLYPCHLCDYRARHKPHLHKHLLVHTPEYAERQNGFTLAEIRNQDRSQHIQPEASAAPAPVAADQMLLLEKAETRAFVDAGSQGLGVQLHRCTRCPAAFQKATTLEYHISLHGSPGVYACHFCNYAANSAANVSAHTHLHYRGALKQKQPPKMFRCDKCPASFSKYNRFESHLTLHGRNERFRCSHCDYSVKFAANLVKHRKLHEVLVPESENTRAKSPTPPVVTSTPQPSEKGVEPSPAAASPSDSAATAPAPVAVEEKRVYICSRCPYAFHRHETVVNHLQRHGTSEGLCCTFCDYRSVHMSTLRDHARCHFQPMRHYKPQAYMKCDSLEIWSTASDGTRTLLFRDDGDDNYCPKLDDCDDAGEDDATPSSPTSSTPTSSTSSSSSTVSSSPELRLNNKDLEPPLMVPVKQELDDVVLASKETLEDLVSSVVVLNDSKEEMPPGCKTQVVNIVVLDGTKQLNEMEEAEVAQKEHKSESETECKEDGESAQDLFNRICNPDAMEYEDVEDEKDVYCEAMDEDPDVADEVECETIEEDCADRGALVAETDPLLKASVKHCEHNEFLDISEADESEAAAECKDTLLHSIEQNSHLATIDVLDDSETSAAVTDECLKQVLKMGISSDRNISYDIKKLESSRTGCSSNIGSLQDGTAVEAVSGHPCISPEESALSNSPINLELDECGFEGARYDLQPEGHSPCETQSECDDFPGPSAVQDSEQSYMPLSHCQEVSLNAHKDNFCVAGEDSSTEDREPVQLLSNLPSLDATNKEHSCQEVREGSEGDEIELSVGCGCQEGPEADEIDKLRLDADAAACLVPDDVVEIEIGSSLPTIKTYSGDDTVLVPQDVFEMQSPTVLQHSIIVPEPDQGDGLTDVAVQGATVDLKLSPEHSDKGASDIDSVSGMLDVAV